A window of the Cannabis sativa cultivar Pink pepper isolate KNU-18-1 chromosome X, ASM2916894v1, whole genome shotgun sequence genome harbors these coding sequences:
- the LOC115695044 gene encoding uncharacterized protein LOC115695044: protein MVRNHHRRRMFLDRTFARHETRLKYLDSLIGESDIACVNDLRMNRRTFGVLCELLHADGRVKRNETISRYFNSILHGVLRLQENLLVSQDPIPANCIVSRWRWFENCLGALDGTYIEVRVSEVDKPRYRTRKGKIATNVLGVCSRDMKFIFVLPGWEGSASDSRVLRDAINRQNGLKIPKGYYYLVDGGYTNGEGFLAPYKGVAYHLSEWGRNVPRNHEKYFNMKHASARNVIERCFGLLKIRWSILRSTSFFPITTQCRIITTCCILHNLIRREMSLDPAKIELDRQVDAAEDTHQTINEDHEIIDTVEASTQWTEWRNTLAMQMYNEWRLPRGH from the exons ATGGTACGCAACCATCATAGGAGACGTATGTTTCTAGATCGTACTTTTGCTAGACATGAGACTCGGTTAAAATATTTGGATAGTTTGATAGGTGAAAGTGacatagcatgtgtgaatgatCTAAGAATGAATAGGAGAACATTTGGAGTATTATGTGAATTGCTCCATGCTGATGGAAGGGTGAAAAGAAATG AAACCATTAGTagatattttaattcaattttacaTGGAGTTTTAAGGTTGCAAGAAAACTTATTAGTTTCTCAAGATCCTATACCTGCCAACTGCATTGTTAGTCGATGGAGATGGTTTGAAAATTGTCTAGGAGCATTAGATGGTACTTACATTGAGGTACGAGTGTCTGAAGTTGACAAACCAAGGTATCGAACAAGAAAAGGCAAGATCGCAACAAATGTATTAGGAGTTTGTTCTCGAGATATGAAGTTTATATTTGTTTTACCGGGTTGGGAGGGCTCAGCATCAGATTCTAGAGTACTTCGTGATGCCATTAATAGGCAAAATGGCTTAAAGATCCCTAAAG gtTATTATTATTTGGTGGATGGTGGATATACTAACGGTGAAGGATTCTTAGCACCTTATAAAGGAGTTGCGTACCATTTATCTGAGTGGGGTAGAAACGTGCCTAGAAATCACGAGAAGTACTTTAATATGAAACATGCATCTGCAAGAAATGTCATTGAGAGATGTTTTGGATTGCTTAAGATTAGATGGTCAATCTTGAGGAGCACGTCATTTTTCCCAATAACAACACAGTGCCGAATAATTACAACGTGTTGTATTTTGCATAATTTGATTCGGCGAGAAATGTCTCTAGATCCAGCGAAAATTGAGCTTGATAGACAAGTGGATGCTGCAGAAGATACTCATCAGACAATTAATGAAGATCATGAAATAATTGATACGGTTGAAGCCTCAACTCAATGGACTGAATGGAGAAACACTTTAGCTATGCAAATGTATAATGAATGGAGGCTACCTAGAGGACATTAA
- the LOC115695049 gene encoding uncharacterized protein LOC115695049 — translation MDIGGSSDQVYSDKSSRRTWSKFEEDALLNVLEELLVKGGNRFDNGTVRPGTWKEIEKALNVLIPNSGIRASPHIKNKYRMLKKQYSIVFDMVNTSGFSWNDVKKCVQVDNDEAWLTYTQNIKDAKGWRNKPFPMYERLANIFGKDRATGKGAEAPADMVENMNLEAEEETDDFRSVNQNLSLPRGRRKRSRSDDDGMKEIASTFKTMFEHSIEQMRLMVQGTTNDKELATELKSMGLSVDDQLDVLAFMLKKPEYVATFKSIDGEIRGAFVTRVLREVRSSR, via the exons ATGGATATTGGAGGTAGTAGTGACCAAGTTTATAGCGATAAAAGTTCTAGGCGTACGTGGAGTAAATTTGAAGAGGATGCATTGCTGAATGTTCTTGAAGAACTTCTGGTGAAAGGCGGTAATAGATTTGATAATGGAACTGTTAGACCCGGGACATGGAAGGAGATAGAAAAGGCATTGAATGTCTTGATTCCCAACAGTGGTATAAGAGCTAGTCCACACATTAAGAACAAATATCGAATGTTGAAGAAACAATATAGTATAGTCTTCGACATGGTCAACACTAGTGGCTTTTCTTGGAACGATGTAAAAAAATGTGTGCAGGTTGATAATGATGAGGCTTGGTTGACTTATACTCAG AATATTAAGGATGCTAAGGGATGGAGAAACAAACCTTTTCCTATGTATGAGAGACTAGCTAATATTTTTGGAAAAGATAGAGCAACCGGAAAAGGAGCAGAAGCACCAGCAGACATGGTTGAGAATATGAACTTAGAAGCTGAAGAAGAGACTGACGATTTTAGGTCAGTGAATCAGAATCTTTCTTTACCTAGAGGTCGAAGAAAGAGATCTAGATCAGATGATGATGGTATGAAGGAGATTGCTTCAACGTTCAAAACAATGTTTGAACATTCAATCGAGCAAATGAGGTTGATGGTGCAAGGGACTACTAATGATAAGGAGTTGGCTACAGAGTTGAAATCGATGGGACTTTCGGTTGATGATCAACTTGATGTATTGGCGTTCATGTTGAAGAAGCCAGAATATGTGGCAACCTTCAAGTCAATAGATGGAGAAATTCGAGGGGCTTTTGTGACAAGAGTTCTCAGAGAAGTTAGATCAAGTCGTTAA